The window ATAACTGGTTGCATAATATTCGTACATACTCATCTGGATGATAATTCATATAGTAGGGTATAAAAATTTGGAATATATTTCACAACAAAAAATTAGCAAGATCCATAAATCAACATCTAGTTAACAACGTAACTATCAAAATAAGCTAGTTAATATGCTTTTACTGCTTGTCATAGCTTATCCACTGCACAAAACACCACACCAATAATTAATTTTTCTGCAAGTGGTAGCAGATCGCAGACGCGCAATGCTGTCTGCATAAACGTGATTACCTGTTAAGTTCTCAAAATTAGTAAAGACAAATATTCTAAAAAGAATCTCGTGTATAGGGACACATTGGATGCCGTGCCAATTTTGTTATTTGCCAAACCTATAAAAATTTTTTCTGTGTGAGTTCTAGGTTTGTTTCACTTAGTTACTGAATTAATTCCAATTAATAGAAAATTTTTTATGTGAATGACTAACTATAACTATTTTAGCTTTTAATTATGCATGTGTGGTTGTTAAAAATCAATAAAAAATATTTTTATTGTTTCTAATATTAGTGTAATTATATTATTAATATTTATTTTAAAAATTATAATTTGAAACGTATTATTTTTCTTTATCTAATAATATCACGTACATATTTTTTACGTACTTTATTAATATCCATTAATTTATGTGCAGTAATTTTTAATCCACTATTAAAAGAATCAAAACTTACCTGTCCTTGTACTATAATAATAGAATCTTTTTCTAGTAAATTTTGGTATTTTTCTAGTGTCTTAGTAAACAAGATTACATCTATCCTACTAGAACGATCATCTAGTGTACAAATTCCTATCTTGTTGCCGCGTTTGGTTATCATTACTCGAGTCGAGAGTATCAGCCCAGCTGCGATAACGGTTTTACCGCAATCAATATGCTGAAGATCCTTCAAACGTACACCGCCTGTATAGTATTCAATTTCATGTAGATACTGGGTAATGGGATGGTCAGTTAAATATAATCCAAGAGTTTCGCGCTCACCTTTTAGCACTATATGTTTGGGCCAAGGAGTGAATAAATTATTAGCAGCTAATAATTCTACAGAAGGTACTTCCGCTACAATTCCAAACATATCACTCTGACCAAGAGCCTCTGCTTGGGTATACTGATCAGCTGCTTTAAGAGCGCTACTTAACGTATTCATTAATGCCGCGCGGTGTGGCCCTAATTTGTCAAATGCTCCAGCCATAATAAATTTTTCTAATACCCGTCGATTTAATTTATTAGTATCTATGCGCGAGCACAAATTAAATAAATCACTAAAGTTACCATCTTGATTACGCGCCTTAAGAATGGCTTTTATATGTCCTTCTCCTATGCCTTTTATAGCACCGATACCGTAAACTATATCACCATCATCATTAACATGAAAATCATGTTGACCTTGGTTGATATCTGGAGGTAAAACTTTTATACCCATACGTTGACATTCTTCAACTAGTACCACTATCTTTTCAGTATTGTCTCTATCAGATGTCATTACTGCAGCCATAAATTCTGCAGGATAATTAGCTTTTAACCATAATGTCTGATACGAAACTAGCGCATAGGCAGCAGAATGAGATTTATTGAACCCATAGCCAGCAAATTTTTCTACTAGATTGAAAATCTTCATAGAAAGTTCACCATCAACACCAAGACTTTCAGCGCCAGCTTTAAACACAGATCTCTGTTTTGCCATTTCCTCAGGTTTCTTTTTTCCCATTGCTATACGTAATATATCTGCTTCACCTAGAGTATAGCCCGCTAGAACTTGGGCTATTTGCATAACCTGTTCTTGATAAAGAATTATACCATAGGTAGGTTCCAGTACAGTTTTGAGAGATATGTGTTGCCACTGAATATCAGGGTAAGAGATAGTTTCACGGCCATGCTTGCGATTTATAAAGTTATCTACCATTCCTGATTGAAGAGGCCCAGGGCGGAATAAAGCTACTAGCGCAATCATATCCTCAAAAGAATCAGGTTGTAGACGTTTAATTAAATCCTTCATGCCGCGAGATTCTAATTGAAATACTGCAGTAGTTTCTGAGCGTTGAAGCATATCGAAGCTTTTTTTGTCTTCAATCGAGATATTGGCAATATCAATAGGTTCTATACCTTGGCGCTCGAGGCGAGTATTAATCATTCCTAAAGCACAATTTATAATAGTCAAAGTACGTAATCCTAGAAAGTCAAATTTAACTAAACCAGCAGACTCTATATCATTTTTATCAAATTGTGTCACAGGATGATTTCCTTCAGTATCGCAGTAAAGCGGAGCGAAATCTGTAATTTTAGTAGGTGCAATAACTACTCCCCCGGCGTGTTTTCCAGCATTTCTTGTGATACCTTCTAGTTGACGAGCTTTGTCAAGAATATCCTTAACATTTTTATCAGAGTTATAAATAGCTTGTAATTGTGGCTCAGTTAATAAAGCTCTTTCTATAGTTATACCTATATCATTCGGTACTAACTTTGATATACGATCAATAAAACCGTATGGATGACCTAAAACCCGTCCTACATCACGAATTACTGCTTTAGCAGCCATAGTACCGAATGTTATAATCTGTGAAACTGCGTTGCGTCCATAGGTTTTAGCTACGTGGTCAATTACCAGATCTCTTTTCTCCATGCAGAAATCAATGTCTAAATCAGGCATTGATACGCGTTCTGGGTTTAAAAAACGTTCAAAAATCAAATCAAAAGCTAAAGGATCTAGATCAGTTATTTTTAAAGCATAAGCTACTAGTGATCCTGCTCCAGATCCGCGTCCTGGACCTACAGGTATATGATTATTTTTTGACCACTTAATGAACTCCATTACTATTAAAAAGTAACCAGGAAACCCCATCTTATTTATTACTTGTAATTCAATATTTAAACGTTGATCGTAATCTTTTCTTTTCTCACTGAGTTTTTTATTATTAGGAAATAAAAATGCTAATCTTTCCTCTAGTCCTTCTTGCGCGCATTTTACTAAATAGTTTTCAGGAGATATTTTTCCAGTTGGAAACTTCGGCAAAAAATATTCTCCAAGACGTAGAGTCACATTGCAGCGACGTGCAATTTCTACGCTATTAGTTAGCGCTTCCGGTAAATCAAAAAATAATTCGCACATTTCCTTCTCGCTACGCATATATTGTTGCTGACTATAATTGCGGGTACGTTTAGCATCATCAATAGTGAAGCCATTATGAATTGCTACTCGTATCTCATGAGCGTTGAAATCGTTAGGGCTAATAAAACGCACATCGTTTGTTGCTACCACAGGTAACCCTTGATGCTCTGCTAAAAACACTGCAGAATGTAAGTATTTTTCTTCATCCATACGGCCAGTACGGATAAGCTCTATATAATAACGATTCGGAAAATAACGTTTGTAGAATGCTAAGCACTTTTTTACTTGTATCATATTACCTAGTATCAAATATTTCCCAACATCACCTTTGCGCGCTCCTGAGAGTAAAATTAGTCCTTCATTATATTTAATTAACCAGTCTCGATCGATAAATGGTCCCCTTACGCTGTATCCGCGTTTGTAGGCGTCTGAAATTAGTAAAATTAGATTATGGTAGCCTATATTATTAGCTGCAAGAATGGTTAATTCAGTTAGTTCCTCTCCTAATTTTTTATTGTGCACTAAAAAATCTGCACCAATTATTGGCTTAATTCCTACTTTGTGAGCGTTATTATAAAATTTAATTAAACCACATAAATTAGTAAAATCAGTAATAGCCATTGCTGGCATGTACAAATCTGCTGCTGTTTTTACTAATTTACTTATTTTTGTTATCCCATCGACCATAGAATAGTCGCTATGTATACGCAGATGAATAAAACGTGGTTTTCTCATAAGTTACGTTACCTCTCCCTGCTGTAGTGAAAGCTGTAGAGCAAAGTTTTTTCGTGCCAAAATATTTCTTTTGTTAAGATCAACTAATTCTGAAAATTAATAATTATTATTTCATAATAAAATTAATATTTAATAAGTACTAACTAGCATTTTAAGCCAATTAATTATGGCCTACAGGTGCCTACTTTTATAATAATGGTAATATTGCTGTTGATAATGCTTCAGTACTCATTCTGTAATAATATCTAGCTCAGACGACCATCATCGCGCGAAAGTTAAGGAGTTCACTTACTTCCAGCAGCAGTATCGCCGGAAATTATTGAGTAGTGCAGCTGCTGTTAGCATTATATTGATTGTCCATCGATACGGCGCTGCGTTATAATTGTAATAAATACTGCCTAACAGAATAGTTAGGAAGCCACTAATTATAGGCACTGGCATTGTACTCTAACGAATAGCTACTTCTTGACAAGAAAAATTTAGAATATTGCAGTTAAATTAATAATTTAGAATTCTCTACGTCGAGCGCACATCATTAATGCTTTACAAGCTACTTCATTATCAACTTTGACAATACCTTTAAAGCGTGCAACTCTGCAACGTTCTTTAATAAATTTAACTTCAATGATCATTTGATCACCAGGATGAACTGAACGTTTAAAACGTGCTTTATCAATAGCAGCAAAATAATAAATTTCTCCAGGAGCTAGTTTCCCTGAACTCTTGAAAGCAAGAATACCGGTTACTTGAGCTATAGCTTCTAATATTAACACTCCAGGAAACACAGGTTTTTCTGGAAAATGGCCTTGAAAAAAGGGTTCATTAAACGAAATATTTTTTAAAGCACGTATAAATTTTTCTTTTTCAAAATTTAGGACACGGTCTACAAATAAAAACGGAAACCGTTGAGGCAAAAGTTCTAATATCTCTTTAATGTGCAGAGTATGAATGTCAATAGTCAAAATACTCTTCCTGTATATAAAAAATAGACTTAACAATAATGATTATTTTAATCTGTTAAAAATAACAAGTAGATTTCACGAATCTAATAGCTGCTTACCAGCATTTCTTTAACATTAGCAAGATAAATGAGTTTTTTTTGCTAATTTTTGCTGATATACCTTCGGTTAAGATTAACTTTATATCTATGTAATTAAGCTACTGTGGCATAACTAATACTTTAAGCTCGGTATTTACCGTTGCTATAGTAAAAATATTCTAACTATCTGTTCCGATGATAAATAATAGCGCGATCAATATTTTCACCTACTATAATACCTTATATATCAAGGTTTTGCTTAAGCATATAATATTTTAGTAACTTATTTCCTGAACATGTGTAGGACGCTCTATTACCATTATCTTTATAACTCGTAGAACATCATCAAAAGTTTCGGTACCCTAATAGCATTGCTGATATTTTCAGAAGTTATTATATCGCCGATACCAATCGGTAAGATTGTATCTCTAGTAATTTTAATATTTTACAGTACTTCAAAAAAAATTCTTTTACTACGAATATATTTGCACAGTGTACCGTATACGGTAGTGCTACTAAAAAGTAGTGTCGCACCAGAATTTTTTCATCGCTATCAGATCAGCGTTGTTATATATAATTTAAATTTAATTGTAGATTGTCATAAACTGTAAAAATAATTTATAAGAGCCACTAAAATTATGATACTAACATAGTATCAATGTTCTCTGGGGCAAAATTATGCTGTGCAGCTAGTGTTGAATAACCACCATACTATGGCGATCTATAAAACCAATATATGGAACTTTCAAAAAAATTATAAATTGCTAATAATTTGATTTAACTATAATATAATAAGCTCTAGCAATACGCATCAAATAATAAATTTATTGCTGTCGTTTAAATTAACTAATTATTATCACCATTTTATAAATGACTTCTATGTGGATATGATGGAATTCGACACTACGGTCTCTTTTACCATTTAAAAAATAAATTAATTCACATTCAGTAAAACTAACTATAGAAAAGCTATTGGAGCTAAGTTGTATTTTGCTGTCTAGCGCACAAAAAGTTTTATCAATGCAGAAAATGATTGAATTGAATGTAATTTTCGGGGCTAAAAATAGCAATTTTTAGTGCTGGACACCTACTAGTGATAGTAGATACCTAAATCAATAGATAGTAACAATTATTCTACATCAAGCTTAGCGTTTAATTGAAAAAAATAAAAAATTATTCATATACGTGAAAATAGATATATACACGACCTATAAGTTAATTAATTTTAGAATTTAAAATATATTTTTTCTTTTAAAAGTGGTTTACTTCATCACTACTACCTAGAATTAGTATTCTTAACATTCTGTATTTTTTAGAAATTATCTTTCATACAAATGAAATTCTGTTAAATATTAATGAGAAAAAATAATTCTCAATTAAGCATACCCAATAGATTTTATTTATAAAGTATCTAAAATAAAATTAAATAGCGTAAAAAAAACCATGTACTACTGGATTTAATTAGTAGTATTACTGATCTTAACATAAGAAATTCATTTATTGAATAATTTAGATATATGTATTGAAATTTATC of the Candidatus Mikella endobia genome contains:
- the fabZ gene encoding 3-hydroxyacyl-ACP dehydratase FabZ, whose translation is MTIDIHTLHIKEILELLPQRFPFLFVDRVLNFEKEKFIRALKNISFNEPFFQGHFPEKPVFPGVLILEAIAQVTGILAFKSSGKLAPGEIYYFAAIDKARFKRSVHPGDQMIIEVKFIKERCRVARFKGIVKVDNEVACKALMMCARRREF